A stretch of the Massilia varians genome encodes the following:
- the queC gene encoding 7-cyano-7-deazaguanine synthase QueC encodes MHTNDTALVLFSGGQDSTTCLAWALQRYARVETIGFDYGQRHAIELDVRLPLLAKMRALRPDWDARLGEDHLIDLSLIGKISDTALTSNVAIAMQENGLPNTFVPGRNLMFMMVAATVAYRRGLNVLVGGMCETDFSGYPDCRDDTMKALQVALNLGMATRLKVETPLMWIDKAETWQLAQDCGGEALVDLIRFDTHTCYLGERGEAHAWGHGCGTCPACALRARGYQQYVARKGA; translated from the coding sequence ATGCACACCAACGACACCGCCCTCGTCCTGTTCAGCGGCGGCCAGGATTCCACCACTTGCCTCGCGTGGGCGCTGCAGCGCTATGCGCGCGTGGAGACCATCGGCTTCGACTATGGCCAGCGCCACGCCATCGAGCTGGACGTGCGCCTGCCGCTGCTGGCGAAGATGCGCGCACTGCGGCCGGACTGGGACGCGCGCCTGGGCGAGGACCACCTGATCGACCTGTCCCTGATCGGCAAGATCTCGGATACCGCCCTGACCAGCAATGTGGCGATCGCGATGCAGGAAAACGGCTTGCCGAACACCTTCGTGCCGGGCCGTAACCTGATGTTCATGATGGTGGCGGCCACGGTGGCCTACCGGCGCGGCCTGAACGTGCTGGTGGGCGGCATGTGCGAGACCGATTTCTCGGGCTACCCGGACTGCCGCGACGACACCATGAAGGCGCTGCAGGTGGCCCTGAACCTCGGCATGGCCACGCGCCTGAAGGTCGAGACGCCGCTGATGTGGATCGACAAAGCCGAGACCTGGCAGCTGGCCCAGGACTGCGGCGGCGAGGCGCTGGTGGACCTGATCCGCTTCGACACCCATACCTGCTACCTGGGCGAGCGCGGGGAGGCCCATGCCTGGGGGCATGGCTGCGGGACCTGCCCGGCCTGCGCGCTGCGGGCGCGCGGCTACCAGCAGTACGTGGCGCGCAAGGGCGCTTGA
- a CDS encoding autotransporter assembly complex protein TamA encodes MFPARSIPRRLRPLPRLLAGMGALLFATALHAQGIDYQVRIDAPRQIENMLEENLDLMRWRGNPRVDMEQLQRLVKEAPEQARTFIATEGYYSPKISAGLDTSGGRPVARVIVDPGPATVVGDVDLVLQGFAPIDEGSAPFDAGALRQRWSLPVGARFRQEDWEAAKRGLLREVAQTRFPRARLVETSATVDPEERRALLRVVIDSGPEMRFGELRIRGLKRYPREVITNLNKINPGDQYSEAALTALQSRLQDTGYFSSVEVSADMRQVLNAELQELKEGDGDADANPATPEPPTGPTVLPVLVRVVENKRKNVEVGLGFSTDTGARAQASYDDLNVFGKRMKSDLIYEQRRQTARVDFFWPTTPKGYNDSVGAGVERNDVRGEITTLATVAARRSWGSPLLERSLTLEALIERREVPPSEPTTARSVPLTYAITKRKLDSLIQPTNGYVLQGQLGGALLPILTDEKFLRLYLRGQMFKPLGEAGTLVLRGEFGAVAAKEKLGVPSTFLFRAGGDQSVRGYGYRELGVRENGAIVGGKYLLTASAEYQYFFRPPWGVAVFYDVGNAADKVGDLKPKSGFGVGARWRSPVGPINVDLAYGHAVKKARLHFSLGFTF; translated from the coding sequence ATGTTTCCTGCAAGATCGATCCCGCGCCGTTTGCGCCCCCTGCCCCGTCTCCTGGCCGGCATGGGCGCATTGCTATTTGCAACGGCATTGCACGCACAGGGAATCGATTACCAGGTCCGCATCGACGCCCCGCGCCAGATCGAGAACATGCTCGAGGAAAACCTCGACCTGATGCGCTGGCGCGGCAACCCGCGCGTGGACATGGAGCAGCTGCAGCGCCTGGTCAAGGAAGCCCCGGAACAGGCCAGGACCTTCATCGCCACCGAGGGCTATTACTCGCCCAAGATCTCGGCCGGCCTGGATACCAGCGGCGGCCGGCCGGTGGCGCGCGTCATCGTCGATCCAGGTCCGGCCACCGTGGTCGGCGACGTCGACCTGGTGCTGCAGGGCTTCGCCCCGATCGACGAGGGCAGCGCGCCGTTCGACGCCGGCGCCCTGCGCCAGCGCTGGTCGCTGCCGGTGGGGGCGCGCTTCCGCCAGGAGGACTGGGAAGCGGCCAAGCGCGGCCTGCTGCGCGAAGTGGCGCAGACGCGCTTCCCGCGTGCGCGCCTGGTGGAAACCAGCGCCACCGTCGATCCGGAAGAGCGCCGCGCCTTGCTGCGCGTGGTCATCGACAGCGGCCCGGAGATGCGCTTCGGCGAGCTGCGCATCCGCGGCCTGAAACGCTATCCGCGCGAGGTCATCACCAACCTGAACAAGATCAATCCGGGCGACCAGTACAGCGAGGCGGCGCTGACCGCCCTGCAATCGCGCCTGCAGGACACCGGCTACTTCAGCAGCGTCGAGGTCAGCGCCGACATGCGCCAGGTGCTCAACGCCGAGCTGCAGGAACTGAAGGAAGGCGACGGCGACGCCGACGCCAACCCTGCCACGCCGGAACCGCCGACCGGCCCGACCGTGCTGCCGGTGCTGGTGCGCGTGGTCGAGAACAAGCGCAAGAACGTCGAGGTCGGCCTCGGCTTCTCGACCGATACCGGCGCGCGTGCCCAGGCCAGCTACGACGACCTGAACGTGTTCGGCAAGCGCATGAAGAGCGACCTGATCTACGAACAGCGGCGCCAGACCGCGCGCGTCGACTTCTTCTGGCCGACCACGCCCAAGGGCTACAACGACAGCGTCGGCGCCGGCGTCGAGCGCAACGACGTGCGCGGCGAGATCACCACCCTGGCCACGGTCGCGGCGCGCCGTTCCTGGGGCTCGCCCCTGCTCGAGCGCAGCCTGACGCTCGAAGCGCTGATCGAACGACGCGAAGTGCCGCCGAGCGAGCCGACCACCGCGCGCAGCGTGCCGCTTACCTACGCCATCACCAAGCGCAAGCTCGACAGCCTGATCCAGCCTACCAACGGCTACGTGCTGCAGGGCCAGCTGGGCGGCGCCCTGCTGCCGATCCTGACCGACGAAAAATTCCTGCGCCTCTACCTGCGCGGCCAGATGTTCAAGCCGCTGGGCGAAGCCGGCACCCTGGTGCTGCGCGGAGAATTCGGCGCGGTGGCGGCCAAGGAAAAGCTGGGCGTGCCGTCGACCTTCCTGTTCCGCGCCGGCGGCGACCAGTCGGTGCGCGGCTACGGCTACCGCGAACTGGGCGTGCGCGAGAACGGCGCCATCGTCGGCGGCAAGTACCTGCTCACCGCGAGCGCCGAATACCAGTATTTCTTCCGCCCGCCCTGGGGCGTGGCCGTGTTCTATGACGTCGGCAATGCCGCCGACAAGGTCGGCGACCTGAAACCGAAATCCGGCTTCGGCGTCGGCGCGCGCTGGCGCAGCCCGGTGGGCCCGATCAACGTCGACCTGGCCTATGGCCATGCCGTGAAAAAGGCGCGCCTGCACTTCTCCCTGGGATTCACCTTCTGA
- a CDS encoding LysR family transcriptional regulator, protein MNATFRQLRLFLAFAEHLSVTAAARACHVTQPTASMQLRELADGIGMPLYEQVGKRLYLTAAGEALARTARAMMDEWTAFEQHMDGIQGMTRGRLRLSVVSTARYFVPRLLGTFCAAFPDIDIALEVLNRDGVLKRLRDNLDDLYIMSMPPGDLELERHAFLSNPLDVIASASHPLVGRERIALAELAPLRFILREKGSGTRLACDRHFKALGFRPDVRMELGSNEAIMQAVAASLGLGVISRHALGERPAEEHLVSLPVEGFPVQSNWWTLYRKGKKLSPVAAAFLHHLEHAGRAGKHS, encoded by the coding sequence ATGAACGCGACCTTTCGCCAGCTGCGCCTCTTTCTTGCCTTTGCCGAACACCTGAGTGTGACGGCGGCCGCCCGCGCCTGCCATGTAACGCAGCCGACCGCGTCGATGCAGCTGCGCGAGCTGGCCGACGGGATCGGCATGCCGCTCTATGAGCAGGTGGGCAAGCGCTTGTACCTGACCGCGGCCGGGGAGGCCCTGGCGCGCACGGCGCGCGCCATGATGGACGAGTGGACGGCCTTCGAACAGCACATGGACGGCATCCAGGGCATGACCCGCGGCCGCCTGCGGCTGTCGGTGGTCAGTACGGCAAGATACTTCGTGCCCCGTCTTCTCGGAACCTTTTGCGCGGCCTTTCCGGATATCGACATCGCGCTCGAAGTGCTCAACCGCGACGGTGTGCTCAAGCGCCTGCGCGACAACCTCGACGACCTCTACATCATGTCGATGCCGCCGGGCGACCTGGAACTCGAGCGCCACGCCTTCCTGTCCAATCCCCTCGACGTGATCGCCTCGGCCTCGCATCCGCTGGTCGGGCGCGAGCGCATCGCCTTGGCCGAGTTGGCGCCGCTGCGCTTCATCCTGCGCGAAAAGGGATCGGGAACCCGGCTGGCCTGCGACCGGCATTTCAAGGCGCTGGGATTCCGGCCGGACGTGCGCATGGAGCTGGGCAGCAACGAAGCGATCATGCAGGCAGTGGCGGCCAGCCTGGGCCTGGGTGTGATCTCGCGCCATGCGCTGGGCGAGCGTCCGGCCGAGGAGCATCTGGTGTCGCTCCCGGTGGAAGGATTTCCGGTGCAGTCGAACTGGTGGACGCTGTACCGGAAAGGCAAGAAGCTGTCACCGGTGGCCGCGGCCTTCCTGCATCACCTCGAGCATGCCGGCCGGGCGGGGAAGCATTCCTAG
- a CDS encoding translocation/assembly module TamB domain-containing protein — MDTNDTSTDQATPAAQPKPRRWPRRVAIGVVVTGVIVGGTLWYLGRETTLQMIAQKVAASTGGKLTLTGVRGSLYGTMTIERAVWRTDEQLVIANKINLHWSPGQIVSRGILVDKLHAANLRVETLKESEERSPMPATLAPPFTVSIDDARLNRATFVNQGAETHIDNIRLRVEGSKQRWQLRDAAAVTPWGEVAANGSIGAQRPFKLDATASLTQSQAKAGARAAQLRLKLGGDLETTLVDANGQAGRAVGDARFVLSPYAEIPLREMRINGRNVDPGFFNPSLPTADLTFAIAGKLDDKRNISGRVDISNDGPEGTIDQQRLPLRLMRGQLGGNLDALQVSDVLMDFGAAGRFTGTGGVQRDKNEEGLGTARFTLHTDRFDLKGIHSAMKPTAIRGDIQVTNAGDTQTLQANLADKALRLAALATLQNNVVTVREARLSSGSSRVDLSGSMNLLEDKAFKASASASRFNPADFGDFPQADINASVNAAGALAPAWRVDADFAVRRSRLMNQALSGQGKLHADAKRISGIDADLALGQNTVALRGAFGGAGDRLQWRVDGRQLSALRSDLYGAVTASGVATGSMAAPRTTFEVNANGLGWVAAQRKNAGGSLRASGEAWLAGGEGARFVEAKMSGAMQRFNPAAFGSPLAGSINGAFDASGRSGADWRGAVDLRVQDSLLSNSPLWGHAKLTADRRHISHADVDLHVGANVLAAKGSFGAGKDQLDWRIDAPQLAALGPDFAGVLRGQGLLSGTMDAPSFGAALEGQNLRLLGVHSIRALRASAKLGSGRGANDALATDIQVTEYASGDTRVASASLKTEGTRGAHTLRAAAVGDAFDANLEVRGGFARDTWSGTLAALQNRGRYAMTLQAPVPLRISGAPGSGFMGLAKPQSIAFNGAVIRLPAGSITVDSLVKNGPRWASRGHADNVPLTYLSQFSPTIRDNARGDLTLGAKWELDLRTATATGGAPALDGMVHVFREKGDVIAGGDRPVPLGLRTFEARADVVGSSLKVGLDLDGARTGSVEVDATAQLLQGRLDGDSPLRMTARADIGSIAWLASFAGQSGLELDGALRLALTGTGTIGTPRLDGSVQGDKLAVRWPEQGLRLQNGELRASLAGDRLQLQRLYFQGRQGSASADGFLRFSSGLAAADLRLTLDKLEALSRPDRTVVLSGKASLVRDAERFAIEGNVRADRALIEFAPQGRPTMSDDVIVLGQGGTRPQPSNKKEELPLTIDLRADLGDEFRLRGLGIDATLAGNVRMRKVGAGAPRVNGTIRAVEGDYAAYGQRLEIRRAVITFSGPYDNPALDVLAVRARPEGEQLTETNVEAGVQVRGTAQAPEARLVSTPNVPDSEKLSWLVLGHGMEGTSGNEKDVLAAAAAALLGGKGGTGGITQKLATSLGVDELGLKQANGGNGGLADTVVTVGKRISSRTYLSFEQGATTASSLVRLRYKWTPRITLQFQTGTNTALDVLYAWAFD, encoded by the coding sequence ATGGACACGAACGACACCTCCACCGACCAGGCTACGCCCGCGGCGCAGCCCAAGCCGCGGCGCTGGCCGCGCCGCGTCGCCATCGGCGTCGTCGTCACGGGCGTGATCGTCGGCGGCACGCTCTGGTACCTGGGGCGCGAGACCACGCTGCAGATGATCGCGCAGAAGGTGGCCGCGTCCACCGGCGGCAAGCTCACCCTGACCGGCGTGCGCGGCTCCCTGTACGGCACCATGACCATCGAACGCGCGGTGTGGCGCACCGACGAGCAGCTGGTCATCGCCAACAAGATCAACCTGCACTGGTCGCCGGGGCAGATCGTCTCGCGCGGCATCCTGGTGGACAAGCTGCACGCGGCCAACCTGCGGGTCGAGACCCTCAAGGAAAGCGAGGAGCGCTCGCCGATGCCGGCGACGCTGGCGCCGCCGTTCACGGTCTCGATCGACGACGCGCGCCTGAACCGGGCCACCTTCGTCAACCAGGGCGCGGAAACCCACATCGACAACATCCGCCTGCGCGTGGAGGGCAGCAAGCAGCGCTGGCAGCTACGCGACGCCGCCGCCGTGACGCCCTGGGGCGAGGTGGCCGCCAACGGCAGCATCGGCGCCCAGCGCCCCTTCAAGCTCGACGCCACCGCCAGCCTGACCCAGTCGCAGGCCAAGGCCGGCGCCAGAGCCGCCCAGCTGCGCTTGAAGCTCGGCGGCGACCTGGAGACCACCCTGGTCGACGCCAATGGCCAGGCCGGCCGCGCGGTGGGCGACGCCCGCTTCGTGCTCTCGCCCTATGCCGAGATTCCGCTGCGCGAAATGCGCATCAACGGCCGCAACGTCGACCCGGGCTTCTTCAACCCGTCGCTGCCGACCGCCGACCTGACTTTCGCCATCGCCGGCAAGCTGGACGACAAACGCAATATCAGCGGCCGCGTCGACATCAGCAACGACGGGCCGGAAGGCACCATCGACCAGCAGCGCCTGCCGCTGCGCCTCATGCGCGGCCAGCTGGGCGGCAACCTGGACGCCCTGCAGGTGTCCGACGTGCTGATGGATTTCGGCGCCGCCGGCCGCTTCACGGGCACCGGCGGCGTGCAGCGCGACAAGAACGAGGAAGGTCTCGGCACCGCGCGCTTCACCCTGCACACCGACCGCTTCGACCTGAAGGGCATCCATTCCGCCATGAAGCCCACCGCGATCCGCGGCGACATCCAGGTGACGAATGCCGGCGACACGCAAACCCTGCAGGCCAACCTGGCCGACAAGGCGCTGCGCCTGGCCGCGCTGGCGACGCTGCAGAACAACGTGGTCACGGTGCGCGAAGCGCGCCTGTCCAGCGGCAGCAGCCGGGTAGACCTCAGCGGCAGCATGAACCTGCTGGAAGACAAGGCCTTCAAGGCCAGCGCCAGCGCCAGCCGCTTCAACCCGGCCGATTTCGGCGACTTCCCGCAAGCCGACATCAACGCCAGCGTCAATGCGGCCGGCGCGCTCGCCCCGGCCTGGCGCGTGGATGCCGACTTCGCGGTGCGCCGTAGCCGCCTGATGAACCAGGCGCTGTCCGGCCAGGGCAAGCTGCACGCTGACGCCAAGCGCATCAGCGGCATCGATGCCGACCTGGCGCTGGGCCAGAACACGGTGGCCTTGAGGGGCGCCTTCGGCGGCGCGGGCGACCGCCTGCAATGGCGCGTCGACGGACGCCAGCTGTCGGCGCTGCGCAGCGACTTGTACGGCGCCGTCACGGCAAGCGGCGTCGCCACCGGCAGCATGGCGGCGCCGCGCACCACTTTCGAAGTCAATGCCAATGGCCTGGGCTGGGTCGCCGCCCAGCGCAAGAATGCGGGCGGCAGCCTGCGCGCCAGCGGCGAAGCCTGGCTGGCCGGGGGCGAAGGCGCGCGCTTCGTCGAAGCGAAGATGAGCGGCGCGATGCAGCGCTTTAATCCCGCCGCCTTCGGTTCGCCCCTGGCCGGCTCGATCAACGGCGCGTTCGACGCCAGCGGCCGTAGCGGGGCCGACTGGCGCGGCGCGGTCGACCTGCGGGTGCAAGACTCGCTTCTGTCGAATTCGCCGCTGTGGGGCCACGCCAAACTCACGGCCGACCGCCGCCACATCTCGCATGCCGACGTCGACCTGCACGTGGGCGCCAACGTGCTGGCCGCCAAGGGCAGCTTCGGCGCGGGCAAGGATCAACTTGACTGGCGCATCGACGCCCCGCAGCTGGCCGCGCTCGGCCCCGACTTCGCCGGCGTGCTGCGCGGCCAGGGCCTTCTTTCCGGCACCATGGATGCGCCCTCGTTCGGCGCCGCGCTGGAAGGCCAGAACCTGCGCCTGCTCGGCGTCCACAGCATCCGCGCGCTGCGCGCCAGCGCCAAGCTCGGCTCCGGTCGCGGCGCCAACGACGCACTGGCGACCGACATCCAGGTCACCGAGTACGCCAGCGGCGACACCCGCGTCGCTTCTGCCAGCCTGAAAACGGAAGGCACGCGCGGCGCCCATACCCTGCGCGCGGCCGCGGTCGGCGACGCTTTCGATGCCAACCTCGAGGTGCGCGGCGGCTTCGCGCGCGACACCTGGAGCGGTACCCTGGCCGCCTTGCAGAACCGCGGCCGCTACGCGATGACGCTGCAGGCACCGGTGCCGCTGCGCATCAGCGGCGCGCCCGGCAGCGGATTCATGGGCCTGGCCAAGCCGCAAAGCATCGCCTTCAACGGCGCCGTCATTCGCCTGCCGGCCGGCAGCATCACGGTCGACTCGCTGGTCAAGAACGGCCCGCGCTGGGCCAGCCGCGGCCATGCCGACAACGTGCCGCTCACCTACCTGTCGCAGTTCTCGCCCACCATCCGCGACAACGCGCGCGGCGACCTGACCCTGGGCGCGAAATGGGAGCTCGACCTGCGCACCGCGACCGCCACCGGCGGCGCACCGGCGCTGGACGGCATGGTCCACGTGTTCCGCGAAAAGGGCGACGTGATCGCCGGCGGCGACCGCCCGGTGCCGCTCGGCCTGCGCACTTTCGAGGCGCGCGCCGACGTCGTCGGCAGCTCGCTGAAGGTCGGCCTCGACCTCGACGGCGCCCGCACCGGCAGCGTCGAGGTCGACGCCACCGCCCAGCTGCTGCAGGGCCGCCTGGACGGCGACAGCCCGCTGCGCATGACGGCCAGGGCCGACATCGGCTCGATCGCCTGGCTGGCCTCGTTCGCCGGCCAGTCCGGGCTCGAGCTGGACGGCGCGCTGCGCCTGGCCCTGACAGGAACCGGCACGATCGGCACGCCGCGCCTGGACGGCAGCGTGCAGGGCGACAAGCTGGCGGTGCGCTGGCCCGAACAGGGCCTGCGCCTGCAGAACGGCGAGCTGCGCGCCAGCCTGGCCGGCGACCGGCTGCAGCTGCAGCGCCTCTACTTCCAGGGCCGCCAGGGCAGCGCCTCGGCCGACGGCTTCCTGCGCTTTTCCAGCGGCCTGGCCGCGGCCGACCTGCGTCTGACGCTGGACAAGCTCGAAGCGCTGTCGCGCCCGGACCGCACCGTGGTCCTCAGCGGCAAGGCCTCGCTGGTGCGCGACGCCGAGCGCTTCGCGATCGAAGGCAACGTGCGCGCCGACCGCGCCCTGATCGAATTCGCGCCGCAGGGCCGGCCGACCATGTCGGACGACGTCATCGTGCTGGGCCAGGGCGGCACCAGGCCGCAGCCCTCGAACAAGAAAGAAGAACTGCCGCTCACCATCGACCTGCGCGCCGACCTGGGCGACGAGTTCCGACTGCGCGGCCTGGGCATCGACGCCACCCTGGCCGGCAACGTGCGCATGCGCAAGGTCGGCGCCGGCGCGCCGCGCGTGAACGGGACCATCCGCGCGGTCGAAGGCGATTATGCGGCCTATGGACAGCGGCTGGAGATCCGGCGCGCCGTCATCACCTTCAGCGGTCCCTACGACAACCCGGCGCTCGACGTGCTGGCAGTGCGCGCGCGGCCCGAGGGCGAGCAGCTGACCGAAACCAATGTGGAAGCTGGCGTGCAGGTACGCGGCACCGCCCAGGCGCCGGAAGCGCGGCTGGTATCGACGCCGAACGTGCCGGACAGCGAGAAACTGTCCTGGCTGGTGCTCGGCCACGGCATGGAAGGCACCAGCGGCAACGAGAAGGACGTGCTGGCCGCCGCGGCCGCCGCCCTGCTCGGCGGCAAGGGCGGCACCGGCGGCATCACGCAGAAGCTGGCGACCTCGCTCGGCGTGGACGAACTGGGCCTGAAGCAGGCGAACGGCGGCAACGGCGGCCTGGCGGACACGGTAGTGACGGTGGGCAAGCGCATCTCGTCGCGCACCTACCTCAGCTTCGAGCAGGGCGCGACCACGGCCTCGAGCCTGGTACGCCTGCGCTACAAATGGACCCCGCGCATCACGCTGCAGTTCCAGACCGGCACCAATACCGCGCTGGACGTGCTGTACGCCTGGGCCTTCGATTAA